Below is a genomic region from Pseudanabaena yagii GIHE-NHR1.
ATCAATAGCAGAGCGATCGCCCGATTCCAACTTCACCAAAGCCTCATCGACCTTTGCCGATCTTCCCTGCAACTTGTTCTTAATTTGCTGCCACAGTTCGGGGATTTTAGCGATCGCCTCAGTTGTAAATTTCTTAGCTAGCTCACCAGCACCAGACTCAACAAACTTTTGAACTGCCAAACCTACCAATACACTAGCCGTTAGAGGATCTGCCATAGCATTCTATTTATTTAACTAGATTGCAACTCATAATAACATTGCCAAAAGCAATATAGATAAAGAGCGCTTACGCTGGAAGTCAGTGACCGATTGACAAACTAGGAAAAGCAACCCTATGCAAGTAGCCATAAATCCACTGACAGGCAAGACAAAAGCACAAATATTCGGATCGAAAGCACGATGCTTGAAGACCACAAAACAGTTGATTGCCCTAGCTAAATCGATGAATGCAACCATATCCGATTTAATTGATGGCACAAAAATCTTGACATTCTCCGATGGCACAAAGCGAACGATCCAATGTCAAAATTTGTTGTTGGAATCCGTAAGAGAAAGCGTCCAAGAACTAGGGGAATATCTCACCAAATATCCAGACCAACTCTCTCAGATTGGATCGGGAGTAATGGAATTGTTGACCAGCGCCGAATACTTTGCCAAAGCCGCGACGAATTCGTACACCACAGATCAAGGACATTGCCGCCGTGTAGTAGAGAACCATCTGGAAAGTCTGAATGACAGCTTTCCCCAAATCTTTTCTAAAAAAAACGCAGTAAGAGCATTGAACTAAAAATCAGTCTAGCGATCGCCTTTCAATTCGATTGGATGAGCAAAGATTGCTAGACCAGTTCTACAGAAGTATTGAAAAAAATAATAACTATTAGGAAACCTCATGAAGACACCATCAATTTTCGCGATCGCCATCGAGGCTCTAGTGACAGTGAGCCTGATCGCATTACTGGGATTATTGACCGCACTAATCTATGCCCTACTATCATTTCTAAGTGCTGAACCCACCACTCAGTCCCTTCTTTCTCAGACTCCAACCGATGTAACCACAGCAAAGACTTTTACGGTTACAGTAACATTGCTACCAGCTACAACATTAGCTCTATCCTCAGCCAAATCCGCACCAAAACTAGAAGTATGGGAACAGGATCAAAAGCCTGAAATCATTGCAGAAACAGCTACTAAGCCAATCTCGAAAATGACTGTTCAAGAACTAAGACCTTTAGCAAGAGAACGCAAAATTCCCAATTGGCGAACATTGAAAAAGAAGGAGTTGATATATCACTTGAATGTATAGGTCGAAAGTGAGCTTGTCAATGTGGATGTTCGTCAAAGAATGACATCTGTATTGACAAGTTTGAGAAGCAAGAAGAACGCTAGCGCGTAAAGTCCGTGAGCAATTGTCAACAACAACTTAAAGTCAGGAACCTAAAATCATGTCACGTCAACTAAGATTCGATACCCCCGCAGAATTGGCAACTAAAATGATTGCCAAATTGAGCCAAGACGAACTAAACGTAACCACCAGAGCCTTGATTGTTCACATCAATTCCAAAATCCCAGTCAAACAGATCGCACAAGCAGTAGCAGCCAGCAATACCAAGGCTGAATCAACTGGCCGTAAACCACAAACTCGTAAACCAGAAGTCATTGCATCACCAGCCCGCAAACCAGAAATCAGTAAACCACCAGCCAGTACAGACAAGATGTGGCTGTATCAAGCGAAGAATGGCTGGACGTTGACAAACATCGGCACGATGCAGATTAGCAAGGTCACAGAGCGTTTGGAAGAGTATTACGGCTGCAAGATTTTGGCAACCAAAGACGACAAGATCAACTTTCTGCCAACCAGACCAACCACGATCGATGCTCTGTTGGCAAAGGGATTGGTGATCTATCGTCCAGAAATGAATAAAATCGCTGCCTAAACTACCCCACTAACCCCATCACCATGAAGCGCCTAGATCCCACGATCTAGGCGCTTCACTACTTTGAGAGTACAAACAGATGCTAACGATCGCCAAGACCAACCTTGCCACAGGTGAAATTGTGGACAAAGATATCCAATTCCGTAACACTCTATTAGAAGCACTGCATCCCGACATCAAACTCAGTATCGGCAACATTTCCCCATTTTTGAACAAGATTGCCAAAGCCGAAAGCACCGCCAAAACTAGTAAATCCGCAAGCCAACGCAGCACCGCCGCCAAAAGCATTGTTCCACTAAAGAAACAGGCGATCGCCGCCCTCAACAAAGGACTGGGCAAATACCAACTATCAGGAGCATCAGGAGCGAGAAAACATGGAGACTTCTTCTTCAGCCACGAATTAAATCCCTTTGCCACCTATTTCCCTAGCGCGATGGGACAAATCAACTACGGCTCAATCC
It encodes:
- a CDS encoding Rho termination factor N-terminal domain-containing protein produces the protein MKTPSIFAIAIEALVTVSLIALLGLLTALIYALLSFLSAEPTTQSLLSQTPTDVTTAKTFTVTVTLLPATTLALSSAKSAPKLEVWEQDQKPEIIAETATKPISKMTVQELRPLARERKIPNWRTLKKKELIYHLNV